A single genomic interval of Desulforegula conservatrix Mb1Pa harbors:
- a CDS encoding ABC transporter ATP-binding protein codes for MTIKPKPIITVKNLTAAYGGNTILENISFDVYPGEIFIILGGSGCGKSTLMKHVIGLYPPVTGEVLIEGQDLVSARGDKRKEILSRLGVMYQSGALFGSMNILENVRLPLEEFTNLPKRVMNTIACNMLDRVGLGDYTEYLPSEISGGMQKRAAIARAMALDPSIIFLDEPSAGLDPITSAELDDLILSLSREFGVTFIIVTHELPSIFAICDRSIMLDKVTKGIVAEGKPLELKKRNDMPAVYAFFNRVPMNDNKDSSD; via the coding sequence ATGACTATTAAGCCAAAGCCTATAATAACAGTTAAAAACCTGACGGCAGCATATGGCGGAAATACCATTCTGGAAAACATAAGCTTTGATGTGTATCCAGGCGAGATTTTCATCATACTCGGAGGCTCCGGCTGCGGAAAAAGCACCCTGATGAAGCATGTAATAGGGCTTTATCCTCCTGTCACTGGAGAAGTTCTGATAGAAGGCCAAGATCTTGTTTCTGCACGAGGTGATAAAAGAAAGGAAATACTCAGCAGATTAGGGGTCATGTACCAGAGCGGAGCACTCTTCGGATCAATGAATATCCTTGAAAACGTAAGACTGCCGCTTGAGGAATTCACAAATCTCCCCAAAAGGGTTATGAATACAATTGCCTGCAACATGCTGGACAGAGTAGGGCTGGGCGACTATACCGAATATCTGCCATCTGAAATAAGCGGAGGCATGCAAAAAAGAGCAGCTATTGCCAGGGCAATGGCCCTTGATCCTTCCATAATATTTCTGGATGAACCTTCGGCCGGTCTTGACCCCATTACTTCTGCGGAGCTTGATGATCTTATACTGTCTCTTTCCAGGGAGTTCGGCGTTACATTCATCATAGTAACACATGAGCTTCCAAGCATTTTCGCGATCTGTGACAGATCAATAATGCTGGACAAAGTGACAAAAGGCATAGTTGCCGAAGGAAAACCTCTGGAGCTTAAAAAGCGTAATGATATGCCAGCTGTTTACGCTTTTTTCAACAGGGTTCCAATGAATGACAACAAAGATTCTTCTGACTGA
- a CDS encoding MlaE family ABC transporter permease: MPDKKPASLSDNESEPAQIADQGIKSHSLHTHIAQQKTLVIEIEGDLDHHGVSSVYYELMEKTKKHDGKVRLVLPENIKWDSSALALLSIIEQYGADTGKIVEIVGMSPRMEEFLNKIESCHYRRSTLVPPRLGIFERAGKVVHEVWQDISFHINFIGAISSAMFDVLKHPGRVRWADAFSAAERAGVNALPIIILISFLVGLIMAFQASIPMRMFGADIFIANLIGLAVIRELGPLMTAIVLTGRSGSAFAAEIGTMKINEEVNALTTMGLDPIAFLVTPRIIAAMLMTPLLAIFADIVGVLGGLVVVMALGHPPIVYYNQVVATVKWDDFVGGLIKCFVFGLLIAVSGCLRGLETGSGPSSVGDSTTKAVVTGIILITIVDGLFAVIYFYLGI; this comes from the coding sequence ATGCCTGACAAAAAACCAGCATCCTTATCAGATAATGAATCAGAGCCAGCACAGATCGCTGACCAGGGTATCAAGTCCCATTCCCTGCATACGCATATCGCCCAGCAGAAAACCCTTGTTATTGAAATAGAGGGTGACCTTGACCATCATGGCGTGTCGTCTGTTTATTATGAACTGATGGAAAAAACAAAAAAGCATGACGGAAAGGTGAGGCTGGTTCTTCCGGAAAACATCAAATGGGATTCAAGCGCGCTTGCCCTTTTGTCAATTATTGAACAGTACGGCGCAGACACCGGCAAAATTGTGGAAATAGTCGGAATGAGTCCCAGGATGGAAGAATTCCTGAACAAGATTGAATCATGTCATTACAGGAGGTCAACCCTTGTTCCCCCGCGTCTGGGAATATTTGAAAGAGCAGGCAAGGTGGTTCATGAAGTCTGGCAGGATATAAGTTTTCACATCAATTTCATTGGGGCCATTTCATCCGCCATGTTTGATGTGCTGAAGCATCCAGGCCGGGTAAGATGGGCAGATGCATTTTCTGCTGCTGAAAGAGCCGGAGTAAACGCGCTCCCGATCATAATTCTGATAAGCTTTCTTGTGGGCCTTATCATGGCTTTTCAGGCCTCCATTCCCATGAGGATGTTCGGAGCCGATATTTTCATAGCAAATCTGATAGGCCTCGCAGTTATAAGGGAGCTTGGCCCCCTGATGACCGCTATTGTCCTCACTGGCAGATCTGGTTCAGCCTTTGCCGCAGAAATAGGCACAATGAAAATTAACGAGGAAGTCAATGCCCTCACCACGATGGGACTTGATCCTATAGCCTTTCTGGTCACTCCAAGAATAATAGCCGCGATGCTCATGACTCCGCTTCTTGCAATTTTTGCAGACATAGTCGGAGTCCTTGGCGGCCTGGTTGTGGTAATGGCGCTGGGACATCCCCCCATAGTTTATTATAATCAGGTCGTAGCCACAGTAAAATGGGATGATTTTGTTGGCGGCCTTATCAAATGCTTTGTATTTGGGCTTCTCATCGCTGTTTCAGGATGCCTTCGAGGCCTTGAAACCGGATCTGGCCCAAGCAGCGTAGGCGATTCAACAACAAAAGCCGTTGTAACCGGCATAATTCTGATAACCATTGTTGATGGCCTTTTCGCCGTCATTTATTTTTATCTTGGCATTTAA
- a CDS encoding SGNH/GDSL hydrolase family protein, with translation MELKSKHSFSIENFGPVAFMGDSITEGFGVLPADSCWHVFSQLTGMDVIRSDDINPVAYAGIGVKEFAGRIDNLMAKWKPKTVFLSIGANNFDDSCTASYPFGITTDEIAFFIKSIIYCIRGYGAIPFWIGLPPFEDCGASQEKPKKFNSMISQWLESENLPSFFYLDRLIKEDSWDAMGGHFFNNLAVDKHPNESGQRLIAEVCAEAMATFHKITL, from the coding sequence ATGGAACTCAAATCAAAACATAGCTTTTCCATTGAAAATTTTGGGCCTGTGGCATTCATGGGTGATTCCATTACTGAAGGATTCGGAGTTTTACCCGCAGATTCTTGCTGGCATGTTTTCTCTCAGCTGACGGGCATGGATGTAATCAGATCAGACGATATAAATCCGGTTGCTTATGCAGGAATAGGCGTAAAGGAATTTGCAGGAAGAATCGATAATCTCATGGCAAAATGGAAGCCCAAGACTGTTTTTTTAAGCATTGGAGCCAATAACTTTGATGATTCCTGCACAGCGTCATATCCATTTGGAATAACTACAGATGAAATTGCTTTTTTCATAAAAAGCATAATTTACTGCATAAGGGGCTATGGAGCCATTCCTTTCTGGATTGGACTTCCACCATTTGAAGATTGCGGAGCATCCCAGGAAAAACCAAAAAAATTCAATTCCATGATTTCCCAGTGGCTTGAATCCGAAAACCTTCCGTCTTTTTTCTATCTGGACAGATTGATTAAGGAAGATTCCTGGGATGCCATGGGCGGACATTTTTTTAATAACCTGGCTGTGGACAAACACCCCAACGAATCAGGACAAAGACTTATTGCCGAAGTTTGTGCGGAGGCCATGGCGACATTTCATAAAATTACTTTGTAG
- a CDS encoding metallophosphoesterase family protein translates to MKKIIGVISDTHGLLRPKALNMLSGSDIIIHAGDIGEIDIIHKLEDIAPLYAVRGNTDRSSWPRKIPSWEIVQFEGLNIYVRHILGEMDIDPASASIDIVITGHTHMPKIDWKNGILFFNPGSAGPIRDRLPVTVGKIIINESGPEPEIIRLM, encoded by the coding sequence ATGAAAAAAATAATAGGCGTTATCTCTGATACACACGGCCTTCTCAGACCAAAGGCCCTTAACATGCTCTCAGGAAGTGACATAATCATACACGCAGGAGACATCGGAGAAATTGATATAATTCATAAACTCGAGGATATTGCGCCTCTTTATGCTGTAAGAGGAAACACAGACAGATCATCGTGGCCAAGAAAAATACCTTCGTGGGAAATTGTTCAGTTCGAAGGGTTGAATATATATGTTAGACACATCTTAGGGGAAATGGATATAGATCCGGCCTCTGCTTCCATTGATATTGTAATAACAGGACATACGCATATGCCTAAAATAGATTGGAAAAACGGAATCCTTTTTTTCAACCCTGGAAGCGCAGGTCCCATAAGAGACAGGCTGCCTGTAACTGTCGGGAAAATAATCATCAATGAATCAGGCCCTGAGCCTGAAATCATAAGACTAATGTGA
- a CDS encoding HAD-IA family hydrolase, whose product MNFESGRISESEFASDIVPELGLKLEPEEFLHIFRNWPLEISDNTTSILGKITGIIPSATLSNTNPLHWDRIESRLEGLFDSHFPSHITGLLKPDPEAFLNAARYLGKKPDKIIFFDDTEINVESALRSGFRAFCVKSVADAEAALLRIGVIL is encoded by the coding sequence ATGAATTTTGAAAGCGGAAGAATTTCCGAATCCGAGTTTGCCTCAGACATTGTCCCGGAACTTGGTCTAAAACTTGAGCCTGAAGAATTTCTTCACATATTCAGGAACTGGCCGCTCGAAATTTCTGATAATACAACAAGTATTCTTGGAAAAATAACCGGGATAATTCCTTCTGCCACGCTATCAAACACAAACCCGCTTCACTGGGACAGAATTGAAAGCAGGCTGGAAGGCCTTTTTGACAGCCACTTCCCTTCACATATTACAGGCCTTCTTAAGCCAGATCCCGAAGCTTTTTTAAATGCGGCCAGATATCTCGGTAAAAAACCAGACAAAATCATTTTTTTTGACGACACTGAAATAAATGTCGAATCAGCTTTAAGATCAGGCTTCAGGGCTTTTTGCGTAAAAAGCGTGGCAGACGCTGAAGCCGCCCTTTTAAGGATCGGCGTCATTTTATAA
- a CDS encoding DEAD/DEAH box helicase, which translates to MNKLISFLKFLRNPFKRKKKNADDVRPEASPEVIQEAPREEKISEPVGKRPRPSKKTERRPAEQTEFREKENRPPKERWDVSNFAVPEAEGKTRFHDFNLPAKLMRGIQDLGFNYCTQIQAEILPQTLQGKDATGQAQTGTGKSAAFLISIFTKLLTTPHHGQRRPGIPRALIFAPTRELALQVEKDAIAIGKHTRVTVMSVFGGMAYEAQKRRLAEKVVDVLIATPGRLLDFIDQGLIKLYKTEIIVIDEADRMLDMGFMPDMRQIMKSAPPKSKRQTLFFSATITPEVSRLAALWMTDSMSIEIDPEQVASATIIQRNYIVTSEDKFALLYNILTRENPERVIVFANTRIETKTIGDRLTRYGFEAVILSGDVPQKKRLDSLENFRSGKAKVLVATDVAARGLHVDAVSHVINYNFPQDPEHYVHRIGRTGRAGASGISISFACEDDSFYIPAAEKLLGNSLTFEHPDEDWLTLPEPPPRSPKEAQAEEKARQYPKNRPQQNRRPGSRPGQRPRQGGGTSGSGRPQRPRSESGSGRNTGSNPQRPQNKESGNA; encoded by the coding sequence GTGAATAAATTGATCAGTTTTCTGAAATTTTTGAGAAATCCTTTTAAAAGAAAAAAAAAGAACGCGGATGATGTTAGGCCCGAAGCAAGTCCTGAAGTCATACAGGAAGCTCCCCGGGAAGAAAAAATTTCAGAGCCTGTGGGCAAGCGCCCAAGACCATCGAAAAAAACAGAAAGACGACCTGCTGAACAAACTGAGTTCAGGGAAAAGGAAAATCGGCCTCCAAAAGAGAGGTGGGACGTTTCAAACTTCGCAGTTCCCGAGGCAGAAGGGAAAACGAGATTCCACGACTTCAATCTTCCGGCAAAACTCATGCGGGGAATACAGGATCTCGGATTCAATTACTGCACCCAGATTCAGGCAGAAATCCTCCCCCAGACTCTCCAGGGAAAAGACGCTACAGGCCAGGCCCAGACAGGAACAGGAAAATCAGCGGCCTTCCTTATAAGCATCTTTACAAAACTCCTTACAACACCGCACCACGGGCAGAGACGCCCCGGAATACCAAGAGCCCTGATTTTCGCTCCAACCAGAGAGTTGGCTCTTCAGGTTGAAAAAGACGCAATTGCCATAGGCAAGCACACCCGCGTTACAGTCATGAGCGTTTTTGGCGGCATGGCTTATGAGGCACAGAAACGAAGACTGGCTGAAAAAGTTGTGGATGTTCTTATTGCAACTCCAGGCAGGCTTCTGGATTTCATAGATCAGGGACTCATAAAACTTTACAAGACAGAAATAATTGTCATTGATGAAGCGGACAGAATGCTTGATATGGGATTCATGCCTGACATGAGGCAGATAATGAAATCAGCCCCTCCGAAGAGCAAAAGGCAAACCCTTTTTTTCAGTGCGACAATCACGCCTGAAGTATCCCGTCTTGCGGCCCTGTGGATGACAGATTCCATGAGCATAGAGATAGATCCTGAGCAGGTTGCTTCCGCGACAATTATCCAGAGAAATTACATTGTCACATCAGAAGATAAGTTCGCCCTGCTCTACAATATTTTGACAAGAGAGAATCCTGAACGGGTAATCGTATTCGCGAATACAAGAATAGAGACAAAGACAATAGGCGACAGACTGACAAGATACGGTTTTGAAGCAGTGATTCTTTCAGGTGACGTACCTCAGAAAAAACGACTCGACAGTCTGGAGAATTTCAGGAGCGGAAAAGCAAAAGTGCTGGTTGCGACCGATGTGGCGGCCCGTGGCCTTCATGTTGATGCCGTAAGTCATGTCATAAACTATAATTTCCCCCAGGACCCGGAACATTATGTACACAGAATAGGAAGAACAGGAAGGGCCGGGGCGTCCGGAATCTCCATAAGTTTTGCATGTGAGGATGACTCATTCTATATCCCGGCAGCTGAAAAACTGCTTGGGAACTCCTTGACTTTTGAGCATCCTGACGAAGACTGGCTCACTCTACCGGAACCTCCTCCGAGAAGCCCTAAAGAGGCTCAAGCTGAAGAAAAGGCCAGACAATATCCCAAAAACAGGCCTCAACAGAATAGAAGACCAGGCTCAAGACCGGGACAGAGACCAAGACAAGGAGGCGGAACATCAGGATCAGGCCGCCCACAAAGACCAAGATCAGAGTCTGGATCCGGAAGAAACACGGGTTCAAATCCTCAAAGGCCACAGAACAAAGAAAGCGGCAATGCCTGA